A single Tachypleus tridentatus isolate NWPU-2018 chromosome 9, ASM421037v1, whole genome shotgun sequence DNA region contains:
- the LOC143227136 gene encoding homeobox protein BarH-like 1, which yields MSSYFHTFSHPSSHIAWSHEPTEASGISWAQEVGSIDHNGSSLRLAPGVLRIPCGTLPVQHPLTEMHETEKLEDDAGSIVTASISRKVRRNRTVFTEVQLMGLERRFDRQKYLSTPDRAELARSLGLTQLQVKTWYQNRRMKWKKQVMQGGCVIPPTKPKGRPKKNSIPSYGIYQGSEQYELSTAASLLRSDKDSDISVV from the exons ATGAGTTCCTACTTCCATACATTCTCTCATCCAAGCAGTCATATAGCATGGTCTCACGAGCCAACAGAAGCTAGTGGTATTTCTTGGGCACAAGAAGTCGGTTCTATTGACCACAATGGAAGTTCCTTAAGGCTGGCACCGGGAGTGCTCCGAATACCTTGTGGTACACTGCCTGTTCAACATCCTCTTACTGAGATGCATGAAACTGAGAAGCTAGAAGATGATGCTGGATCAATTGTCACAGCTTCTATTAGCAGGAAGGTCCGCAGAAACCGAACAGTATTCACAGAAGTTCAACTGATGGGACTGGAGAGACGGTTTGACCGACAGAAGTACCTGTCCACTCCAGACAGAGCTGAGTTGGCTCGTTCTTTAGGTCTGACCCAGCTTCAAGTGAAGACATGGTATCAGAATCGAAGAATGAAATGGAAGAAACAG GTAATGCAAGGAGGATGTGTTATTCCACCAACAAAACCCAAAGGCAGACCGAAAAAGAACTCCATTCCATCTTATGGAATATATCAAGGATCAGAGCAGTATGAATTATCAACAGCAGCCTCTCTCTTACGCTCTGACAAAGACTCAGATATCTCAGTAGTCTGa